A stretch of the Streptococcus oralis genome encodes the following:
- the ileS gene encoding isoleucine--tRNA ligase, with the protein MKLKETLNLGKTDFPMRAGLPTKEPVWQKEWEEAKLYQRRQELNQGKPHFTLHDGPPYANGNIHVGHAMNKISKDIIVRSKSMSGFYAPYIPGWDTHGLPIEQVLAKQGVKRKEMDLVEYLKLCREYALSQVDKQREDFKRLGVSGDWENPYVTLTPDYEAAQIRVFGEMAKKGYIYRGAKPVYWSWSSESALAEAEIEYHDLLSTSLYYANRVKDGKGVLDTDTYIVVWTTTPFTITASRGLTVGADIDYVVVQPADESRKFVVASELLNSLSEKFGWADVQVLATYRGQELNHIVTVHPWDTAVDELVILGDHVTTDSGTGIVHTAPGFGEDDYNVGVANGLEVAVTVNERGIMMANAGSDFEGQFYDKVVPTVIEKLGNLLLAQEEISHSYPFDWRTKKPIIWRAVPQWFASVSKFRQKILDEIEKVKFHSEWGKVRLYNMIRDRGDWVISRQRAWGVPLPIFYAEDGTPIMTAETIEHVAQLFEEHGSIIWWERDAKDLLPEGFTHPGSPNGEFKKETDIMDVWFDSGSSWNGVVVNRPELKYPADLYLEGSDQYRGWFNSSLITSVANHGVAPYKQILSQGFALDGKGEKMSKSLGNTIAPSDVEKQFGAEILRLWVTSVDSSNDVRISMDILSQVSETYRKIRNTLRFLIANTSDFNPAEDTVAYDELRSVDKYMTIRFNQLVKTIRDAYADFEFLTIYKALVNFINVDLSAFYLDFAKDVVYIEGAKSLERRQMQTVFYDILVKITKLLTPILPHTAEEIWSYLEFEAEDFVQLSELPEAQTFANQEEILDTWSAFMDFRGQAQKALEEARNAKVIGKSLEAHLTVYPNEVVKTLFGAVDSNVAQLLIVSELTIAEGTAPEGAVSFEDVAFTVKRAAGEVCDRCRRIDPTTAERSYHAVICDHCASIVEENFADAVAEGFEAK; encoded by the coding sequence ATGAAACTTAAAGAAACCCTCAATTTAGGGAAAACAGACTTTCCTATGCGTGCTGGTCTTCCAACTAAAGAACCAGTTTGGCAAAAAGAATGGGAAGAAGCAAAACTTTACCAACGTCGTCAAGAATTGAACCAAGGAAAACCACATTTCACCTTGCATGATGGACCTCCGTATGCAAACGGAAATATCCACGTTGGACATGCCATGAACAAGATTTCCAAAGATATTATTGTTCGTTCTAAGTCTATGTCAGGATTCTATGCACCTTACATCCCAGGTTGGGATACACATGGTCTGCCAATCGAGCAAGTCTTGGCAAAACAAGGCGTTAAACGCAAAGAAATGGACTTGGTTGAGTACTTGAAACTTTGCCGTGAGTATGCTCTTTCTCAAGTTGATAAACAACGTGAAGACTTTAAACGATTGGGTGTTTCTGGTGACTGGGAAAATCCTTATGTGACTTTGACTCCGGACTATGAAGCGGCTCAAATCCGTGTCTTCGGAGAAATGGCTAAGAAAGGCTACATCTACCGTGGTGCCAAGCCAGTTTACTGGTCTTGGTCATCTGAATCAGCTCTTGCTGAAGCGGAAATTGAATACCATGACTTGCTTTCAACTTCCCTTTACTATGCTAACCGCGTCAAAGACGGAAAAGGTGTCCTAGATACAGACACTTACATCGTAGTTTGGACAACTACTCCATTTACTATCACAGCTTCTCGTGGTTTGACAGTTGGAGCTGATATTGACTACGTAGTCGTTCAACCAGCTGATGAATCTCGTAAGTTTGTAGTTGCTTCAGAATTGTTGAACAGTTTGTCTGAGAAATTTGGCTGGGCGGATGTGCAAGTCTTGGCAACCTACCGTGGTCAAGAATTGAACCACATTGTGACAGTCCACCCATGGGATACGGCTGTAGATGAGTTGGTAATCCTGGGTGACCACGTTACAACTGACTCTGGTACTGGTATTGTCCATACAGCCCCTGGTTTTGGTGAGGACGACTACAATGTCGGTGTTGCCAATGGTCTTGAAGTTGCTGTAACAGTTAACGAACGCGGTATTATGATGGCCAATGCTGGCTCTGACTTTGAAGGTCAATTCTACGACAAGGTTGTGCCGACTGTTATCGAGAAACTTGGTAATCTTCTCCTTGCTCAAGAAGAAATCTCTCACTCATACCCATTTGACTGGCGTACCAAGAAACCAATCATCTGGCGTGCAGTTCCACAGTGGTTTGCCTCTGTATCTAAATTCCGCCAAAAAATCTTGGATGAAATTGAAAAAGTGAAGTTCCACTCAGAATGGGGTAAAGTGCGTCTTTACAATATGATCCGTGACCGTGGCGACTGGGTTATCTCTCGTCAACGTGCTTGGGGAGTTCCTCTTCCAATCTTCTACGCAGAAGATGGCACACCAATCATGACAGCTGAAACCATCGAACATGTAGCGCAACTTTTTGAGGAACATGGTTCTATCATCTGGTGGGAACGAGATGCCAAAGATCTCTTGCCAGAAGGATTTACGCATCCAGGTTCACCAAATGGCGAATTCAAGAAAGAAACGGACATCATGGACGTATGGTTTGACTCAGGTTCGTCATGGAATGGAGTGGTGGTCAACCGTCCAGAACTCAAATACCCAGCTGACCTCTACCTTGAAGGTTCTGACCAATACCGTGGTTGGTTCAACTCTTCACTCATCACATCCGTTGCCAACCATGGCGTAGCGCCATACAAACAAATCTTGTCACAAGGTTTTGCCCTTGATGGTAAAGGTGAGAAGATGTCTAAATCTCTTGGGAATACCATTGCTCCAAGCGATGTTGAAAAACAATTTGGTGCGGAAATCTTGCGTCTCTGGGTAACAAGTGTGGACTCAAGCAACGACGTCCGTATCTCTATGGATATCTTGAGCCAAGTCTCCGAAACTTACCGTAAGATCCGTAACACCCTTCGTTTCTTGATTGCCAATACTTCTGACTTTAACCCAGCTGAGGATACAGTAGCTTACGATGAACTTCGTTCAGTTGATAAGTACATGACTATTCGCTTTAACCAACTTGTGAAAACGATTCGTGATGCCTATGCTGATTTTGAATTCTTGACTATCTACAAGGCTTTGGTGAATTTTATTAACGTTGACTTGTCAGCCTTCTACCTTGATTTTGCCAAAGATGTGGTTTATATCGAAGGTGCCAAATCACTCGAACGCCGTCAAATGCAGACTGTCTTCTATGACATTCTTGTCAAAATCACCAAACTCTTGACACCAATCCTTCCTCACACAGCAGAGGAAATCTGGTCATATCTTGAGTTTGAAGCTGAAGACTTCGTTCAATTGTCTGAATTACCAGAGGCTCAAACTTTTGCCAACCAAGAAGAAATCTTGGATACATGGTCAGCCTTCATGGATTTCCGTGGACAAGCTCAAAAAGCCTTGGAAGAAGCGCGTAATGCAAAAGTAATCGGTAAATCACTCGAAGCCCACTTGACAGTTTATCCAAATGAAGTGGTGAAAACTCTTTTTGGAGCAGTGGATAGCAATGTGGCTCAACTCTTGATCGTGTCAGAATTGACCATCGCTGAAGGTACAGCTCCAGAAGGTGCCGTTAGCTTCGAAGATGTAGCCTTTACAGTTAAACGCGCTGCAGGTGAAGTATGTGACCGCTGCCGTCGTATCGATCCAACTACTGCAGAACGTAGCTACCATGCAGTTATCTGTGACCACTGTGCAAGCATCGTAGAAGAAAACTTTGCGGATGCAGTTGCAGAAGGATTTGAAGCGAAATAA
- a CDS encoding SIALI-17 repeat-containing surface protein, with product MKHRFYGEKRQRFSFRKLSVGLVSATIGSFFLNGQMAGGLTSVKAAEIQSQQSAQVKYHYVVESELTEAEKSALIREIPKHVEDASETYYLVYRPTTQGDKSGVLPKTGHSGLWESTFTAMGLALLVLVVVRGRNGKRYLSSILLVTGMGSILLSPTVLAVTNIELAAYNQSLNLGLGDALPAPLKIDGYDYIGYLKNKEQNDGHLAHSVQKENPTLDLEKGKESELKPSETNLDMKEIVSDKGDGLKEEEREAIAAKEIEFTRSTPIYDLPELKISEQKSVQELPYQTKYQYTDELAQGQSKVIQSGVRGQRTVVTRHYRKGQEIVKSEMISDQVTLEPVSEIILVGTASTNSIPKETPVHELPELTEYGTTPETAPVHEVPELAEYGTSSDTAPVQEIPELTEYGANPETSPVHEVPELTEYGTNPESSPVHEVPELTEYGTTPEIAPVHEVPELTEYGTSPETAPVHEVPELAEYGTSSDTPPVQEIPELTEYGANPETSPVHEVPELTEYGTNPESSPVHEVPELTEYGTTPEIAPVHEVPELTEYGTSPETAPVHEVPELAEYGTSSDTPPVQEIPELMEYGTTLDTAPIHENSELELTTNDEVRIEKIDFSIDEQYTDEIPEGSRQIVTPGVEGERTIKTRVYSSNGQEIDRQELSNEETLAPVTQIVKVGTAKPNMVPNDPPQVDALPEYPLTYTDETRVEKINFSIHEEETDELVQDARQITTPGVEGERTIKTRVYSSNGQEVDRQELSNEETLAPVTQIVKVGTAKPSMVPNDPPQVDALPEYPLTYTDETRVEKINFSIREEETDELVQDARQITTPGVEGKRTIKTRVYSSNGQEVDRQELSNEETLAPVTQIVKVGTAKPTMVPNDPPQVDALPEYPLTYTDETRVEKINFSIREEETDELVQDARQITTPGVEGKRTIKTRVYSSNGQEVDRQELSNEETLAPVTQIVKVGTAKPTMVPNEAPKADTLPEYPLTYTDETRVEKIAFNIEEQHTDELVQDARQIATPGVQGERTIKTRVYSSNGQVVDRQELSNEETLAPVTQIVKVGTAKPTMVPNEAPKADALPEYPLTYTDETRIEKIAFNIEEQYTDELVQDARQIATPGVEGERTIKTRVYSSNGQELDRQELSNEETLAPVTQIVKVGTAKPNMVPSDAPKAEALEEFDLISLHNLLAESDQIKAQARYFNDSQSHQSNYDAALTAGQAILSQSQASQAEVNQLVEQINQAKAQLSGLEVVKTALQTEYDLNPTVKTSVKYKNADSEKQTAYTDELTKAEGVLNNQTATQVQVNQVLASLTAAKEALNGVPKVKPTVSILSLTENADDKSVTVQYRLEDQTKSFRSATAELYQGDQLVRTLPITNFAGSLKIGDLDYYTGYTLKTKLTYELDNGSFTEFETDSRNFELEYKKIAFRDIDSVEFYHKENDQYKRFVSMNSMPTDLSTYFVKIKSSESKEILLPVHSISEAEKDGKAVYKVNVTLPELVQESETGYKSGHDFYISKAVPSQQNVYTSFAGLVDAMKRNMAGNYVLGADLDASEVNLAPADYVYLKGNFTGSLTGSQNGKQYAIYNLAKPLFENLKSGSTISNIDFKDVNIVGTYDSAAVARNAENALITDVSVQGRVSVVGNASNVAGLVVNGTNTKITNSSFTGTILSNSQQIKAYNVGGLVASLKGGESLLSQSKADVTIISGARSNEQRIGGLVGRLENNARITKSYVTGKVYNATTNGQIGGVVGSNYFNGLVDNVISNVSGTNVYSISGDQGYKNDRITQAYKVAKSETLKNDQFVTSTITQEEMEEKLTAMDITTSLDDTNLNMRFVDYGEVNNAQFDRGYSYANMEKLLPFYNKETIVSFANKIPKEHKLNKEYLLDVVPMKDHQVVTDIHSNKTAINRLMLHYMDNTIDYLEISYQGDFVNQGIAEYSIKGLDLLYTPEAFVSDYTSILNQVLPELNKVVLDSPAMRTALGVAADTSLDELYLDTAFTQVKSKLSGELRKVLAMDKAINTEGEVVKDYLVKKILADKEAFLLGLTYLNRWYNINYDTFNVKDLSAYKMDFYGKNDVSVLDTIIALGKSGLENLKAKNNYTAYDNSLSEATGKRGLFNYLEGYRQLFLPYKTNNEWLKTNTKAYIVEAKSDVAEARQLQDAAEGKSKYSVGVYDKITADNWEHKGMLLPLLTMTEKGVYAISNMSTLSMGAYDRYRLDANNRVRTDAELVEYVEHRVRKTAEYQRDHYDFWYKILNPESKDKLFRSVLVYDGFSLVDKNGQRYWAPANDKKSQAMQEFFGPAGKWYPSKGYNAYATGSVTHFDAAKLLEDYGNSVYTHEMTHNSDGAIYFEGYGRREGLGAELYARGLLQSSPSADEPTITLNTLFKVDKDSKTRMHTYNFKERVQNEADLQHYVHGMFDMIYTLDYLEGTSMLKQSDAAKLQWFRKMENYYITDKYGKETHAGNQTRSFTAEEIKQLKTFDSLIENDVITRRENKESGKYGRNGYLSLSLFSPIYSALSNPNGAPGDVMFRRTAYELLAAKGYHEGFVPYVSGQYSQEAFDEGKKTWDGWSGRDVGLVTDQKVLENVFKGEYDSWAAFKKAMYKERIDQLTKLKPITIEYELKNPNSTKKVTIRSYAEMQQLMDAAVAEDVRNITNATSRVEASWVNLLKKKIYNAYLRETDDFRQSIFEK from the coding sequence ATGAAACATCGGTTTTATGGAGAAAAACGACAACGTTTTTCTTTCAGAAAGTTGTCTGTCGGGCTCGTTTCGGCGACTATTGGAAGCTTCTTTTTGAATGGGCAAATGGCTGGGGGCTTGACTTCTGTGAAGGCAGCAGAAATTCAAAGTCAGCAGTCTGCTCAGGTCAAATACCACTACGTAGTGGAGTCTGAATTGACGGAGGCAGAGAAGAGTGCCTTGATCAGGGAGATTCCAAAGCATGTTGAGGATGCTTCAGAGACCTATTACTTAGTTTATCGTCCGACTACTCAAGGGGATAAATCTGGAGTATTACCTAAGACAGGTCACTCCGGCCTTTGGGAATCCACTTTTACAGCGATGGGTCTTGCATTACTAGTGCTTGTAGTTGTTAGAGGCAGAAATGGGAAGAGGTATTTATCTTCGATCTTGTTGGTAACTGGAATGGGATCTATACTTCTATCTCCAACAGTCTTAGCAGTGACGAATATCGAACTTGCAGCATATAATCAAAGTCTTAACTTGGGTCTTGGAGATGCACTGCCAGCGCCATTGAAAATTGACGGTTATGACTATATAGGTTACTTAAAGAATAAAGAACAAAATGATGGTCATTTAGCTCATTCTGTTCAGAAGGAAAACCCGACACTTGACTTGGAGAAAGGAAAGGAAAGTGAACTTAAACCGAGTGAAACAAATCTTGATATGAAAGAGATTGTTTCGGATAAGGGTGATGGTTTAAAGGAGGAAGAAAGAGAAGCTATAGCTGCTAAGGAGATAGAGTTCACACGCTCAACTCCTATTTATGACTTACCAGAACTAAAAATTAGTGAGCAAAAGTCAGTCCAAGAACTTCCTTATCAGACAAAATACCAATATACCGATGAATTGGCTCAAGGTCAATCAAAAGTTATACAATCAGGTGTTCGAGGTCAACGTACAGTTGTGACTCGTCATTATCGTAAGGGTCAAGAAATCGTGAAAAGCGAAATGATTTCTGATCAAGTGACGCTTGAACCTGTTTCTGAAATTATTTTAGTTGGAACAGCTTCAACTAACTCGATACCAAAAGAAACTCCAGTTCATGAGCTTCCAGAACTGACGGAGTATGGCACAACTCCAGAAACAGCCCCAGTTCACGAAGTTCCAGAATTGGCAGAGTATGGCACCAGTTCTGATACAGCTCCAGTTCAAGAGATTCCAGAACTGACAGAATATGGGGCAAATCCTGAAACATCCCCAGTTCACGAAGTTCCAGAATTGACAGAATATGGCACAAACCCTGAATCATCTCCAGTTCACGAAGTTCCGGAATTGACAGAATATGGTACAACTCCTGAAATAGCACCAGTTCACGAAGTTCCAGAATTGACGGAATATGGCACCAGTCCAGAAACAGCGCCAGTTCATGAAGTTCCAGAATTAGCAGAGTATGGCACAAGTTCTGATACGCCTCCAGTTCAAGAGATTCCAGAACTGACAGAATATGGGGCAAATCCTGAAACATCCCCAGTTCACGAAGTTCCAGAATTGACAGAATATGGCACAAACCCTGAATCATCTCCAGTTCACGAAGTTCCGGAATTGACAGAATATGGTACAACTCCTGAAATAGCACCAGTTCACGAAGTTCCAGAATTGACGGAATATGGCACCAGTCCAGAAACAGCGCCAGTTCATGAAGTTCCAGAATTAGCAGAGTATGGCACAAGTTCTGATACGCCTCCAGTTCAAGAGATTCCAGAACTGATGGAATATGGTACAACTCTTGATACAGCTCCTATTCATGAGAATTCTGAGTTAGAATTGACTACAAATGATGAGGTTAGAATAGAAAAGATTGATTTTTCTATTGACGAGCAATATACAGATGAGATTCCAGAAGGAAGTCGTCAAATCGTAACTCCGGGTGTTGAGGGTGAGCGCACGATTAAGACTCGTGTCTACAGTTCTAACGGTCAGGAAATTGACCGCCAAGAGTTGTCCAACGAGGAAACACTAGCTCCCGTAACACAAATCGTCAAGGTCGGCACGGCTAAGCCAAACATGGTACCGAACGATCCACCGCAAGTAGACGCTTTGCCAGAGTATCCGTTGACTTATACCGACGAAACGCGCGTTGAAAAAATCAACTTTAGCATTCATGAAGAAGAAACGGATGAATTGGTCCAAGATGCTCGTCAAATCACAACTCCAGGTGTTGAGGGAGAGCGCACGATCAAGACTCGTGTCTACAGTTCTAACGGTCAAGAGGTTGACCGGCAAGAACTTTCGAATGAAGAAACCTTAGCTCCAGTAACGCAAATCGTCAAGGTCGGCACTGCTAAACCAAGCATGGTACCGAACGATCCACCGCAAGTAGACGCCCTGCCAGAATATCCGTTGACTTATACTGACGAAACGCGCGTTGAAAAAATCAACTTTAGCATTCGTGAAGAAGAAACCGATGAGCTTGTTCAAGATGCTCGTCAAATCACAACTCCAGGTGTTGAGGGAAAGCGCACGATTAAGACTCGCGTCTACAGTTCTAACGGTCAAGAGGTTGATCGCCAAGAGTTGTCCAACGAGGAAACTTTAGCTCCCGTAACGCAAATTGTCAAAGTCGGAACTGCTAAACCAACCATGGTACCGAACGATCCACCGCAAGTAGACGCCCTGCCAGAATATCCGTTGACTTATACTGACGAAACGCGCGTTGAAAAAATCAACTTTAGCATTCGTGAAGAAGAAACCGATGAGCTTGTTCAAGATGCTCGTCAAATCACAACTCCAGGTGTTGAGGGAAAGCGCACGATTAAGACTCGCGTCTACAGTTCTAACGGTCAAGAGGTTGATCGCCAAGAGTTGTCCAACGAGGAAACTTTAGCTCCCGTAACGCAAATTGTCAAAGTCGGAACTGCTAAACCAACCATGGTACCGAATGAAGCTCCGAAAGCAGACACTTTGCCAGAGTATCCACTGACATATACAGATGAAACGCGCGTAGAGAAAATAGCCTTCAATATCGAGGAGCAACATACGGACGAATTGGTTCAAGATGCTCGTCAAATCGCGACTCCGGGAGTCCAAGGCGAACGTACCATTAAGACCCGTGTCTACAGTTCCAATGGTCAAGTTGTTGACCGTCAAGAATTGTCTAATGAAGAAACCTTGGCTCCTGTAACGCAAATTGTCAAAGTCGGCACGGCTAAGCCAACTATGGTACCGAATGAAGCTCCGAAAGCAGATGCTTTACCAGAGTATCCACTGACATATACAGATGAAACCCGCATTGAGAAGATTGCGTTCAATATCGAGGAGCAATATACGGATGAGCTTGTTCAAGATGCCCGTCAGATCGCAACTCCAGGTGTTGAGGGTGAGCGCACGATTAAGACCCGTGTCTACAGCTCTAACGGTCAAGAGCTTGACCGTCAAGAGTTGTCTAACGAGGAAACTCTAGCTCCTGTAACGCAAATTGTCAAAGTCGGAACAGCTAAACCAAATATGGTACCAAGTGATGCACCGAAAGCAGAAGCTTTAGAGGAGTTCGATTTAATTTCACTGCATAATCTCTTGGCAGAATCGGATCAGATTAAAGCTCAGGCCCGTTATTTCAACGATAGCCAGAGCCATCAATCTAACTATGATGCTGCTTTGACGGCTGGTCAAGCGATTCTGAGCCAATCCCAAGCCAGCCAAGCAGAAGTCAACCAACTGGTGGAACAAATCAATCAAGCCAAGGCTCAATTAAGTGGTCTTGAAGTTGTTAAAACAGCTCTTCAGACTGAGTACGATTTAAATCCAACGGTTAAAACTTCGGTTAAATATAAGAATGCGGATTCAGAAAAGCAGACAGCTTATACTGACGAATTAACCAAGGCAGAGGGAGTTTTGAACAATCAAACAGCTACACAAGTGCAAGTCAACCAAGTTCTTGCTAGCCTGACAGCAGCCAAAGAAGCTCTAAATGGAGTGCCTAAAGTCAAGCCGACTGTTTCGATTTTAAGTCTGACTGAGAATGCTGATGATAAGTCGGTGACAGTCCAATATAGATTGGAAGACCAGACCAAATCCTTCCGTTCAGCGACTGCAGAGTTGTACCAGGGAGATCAGCTGGTTCGCACTCTTCCGATTACTAACTTTGCTGGCAGCTTGAAAATTGGCGACTTAGACTACTACACAGGCTACACTCTAAAAACTAAGTTGACTTATGAATTGGATAATGGTAGCTTTACTGAGTTTGAAACAGACAGTCGTAACTTTGAGCTAGAATACAAGAAGATTGCCTTCCGTGATATTGATTCCGTTGAGTTTTATCATAAAGAAAACGACCAATACAAGCGCTTTGTATCGATGAACTCTATGCCTACGGATCTGTCTACTTACTTCGTCAAGATCAAATCAAGCGAATCCAAGGAAATTCTCCTACCAGTTCACAGCATTTCTGAAGCAGAGAAAGATGGCAAGGCCGTCTATAAGGTTAATGTAACCCTTCCTGAACTCGTCCAAGAAAGTGAAACGGGCTATAAGTCTGGGCACGACTTCTACATCAGTAAGGCAGTCCCAAGCCAGCAAAATGTCTACACTAGCTTTGCTGGATTGGTAGACGCCATGAAGCGAAATATGGCAGGAAACTATGTGTTGGGTGCTGATTTGGATGCGAGTGAGGTCAACCTAGCTCCTGCGGATTATGTCTATCTCAAAGGGAACTTCACCGGCAGTCTGACAGGTAGTCAAAATGGTAAGCAATACGCCATTTACAATCTAGCCAAGCCTTTATTTGAAAACCTCAAGAGTGGGTCTACCATTTCAAATATCGACTTTAAAGATGTGAATATCGTGGGTACCTATGACTCGGCTGCTGTGGCACGAAATGCGGAGAATGCGCTAATCACAGATGTTTCTGTTCAGGGGAGAGTATCGGTAGTAGGCAACGCCTCTAACGTAGCGGGTCTAGTAGTTAATGGAACCAATACGAAGATTACCAATAGTTCCTTTACGGGGACTATCCTATCTAACAGTCAACAAATCAAAGCTTATAATGTAGGTGGTTTGGTTGCAAGCCTTAAAGGAGGAGAATCTCTTCTTAGCCAAAGTAAAGCAGATGTAACGATTATTAGTGGTGCTCGATCAAATGAACAACGTATCGGTGGTTTGGTTGGACGTCTAGAAAACAATGCTCGAATCACCAAATCTTATGTGACAGGAAAAGTATATAATGCAACCACTAACGGTCAAATCGGTGGAGTGGTCGGCTCGAACTACTTTAATGGTTTAGTTGATAATGTTATCAGTAATGTTAGCGGTACAAATGTTTACAGTATTTCTGGGGATCAGGGCTACAAAAACGACCGCATTACGCAAGCATATAAAGTTGCCAAGAGTGAAACCTTGAAAAACGATCAGTTTGTTACTTCTACTATTACTCAAGAAGAAATGGAAGAAAAACTGACTGCTATGGACATCACGACTAGCCTAGATGATACGAATCTAAATATGCGTTTTGTCGACTATGGTGAGGTAAACAATGCTCAGTTCGACCGCGGATATTCTTATGCAAATATGGAGAAACTACTTCCTTTCTACAATAAAGAAACTATTGTTTCGTTTGCTAACAAGATCCCGAAAGAGCATAAGTTGAACAAGGAGTACCTACTGGATGTTGTTCCGATGAAGGACCATCAAGTGGTGACAGATATCCATAGCAATAAAACTGCAATCAATCGTTTGATGCTGCACTACATGGACAATACTATTGACTACCTAGAAATATCTTATCAGGGAGATTTCGTCAACCAAGGTATTGCTGAGTATAGTATCAAGGGGTTAGACCTTCTTTATACTCCAGAAGCCTTTGTATCAGATTATACTAGTATTCTAAATCAAGTTTTGCCAGAGCTGAATAAGGTCGTTCTTGATTCGCCAGCTATGCGAACAGCTCTCGGAGTAGCAGCAGATACTTCTTTGGATGAACTATACTTAGACACTGCATTTACGCAAGTGAAAAGTAAGCTATCAGGTGAGCTTCGCAAAGTGCTGGCTATGGATAAGGCTATCAATACTGAAGGTGAAGTAGTTAAGGATTATCTTGTTAAGAAGATTCTTGCTGATAAAGAAGCTTTCCTATTAGGGTTGACTTACCTTAACCGTTGGTACAATATCAACTATGACACCTTTAATGTTAAGGACTTGTCGGCTTACAAGATGGATTTCTATGGTAAGAATGACGTTTCGGTTCTTGATACAATCATTGCTTTAGGGAAATCAGGACTTGAGAATCTCAAGGCTAAGAACAACTATACAGCATATGATAATTCGCTCTCTGAAGCAACTGGCAAGCGAGGACTCTTCAATTACCTTGAAGGCTACCGTCAGCTCTTCCTACCATACAAGACCAATAATGAATGGCTCAAGACCAATACAAAAGCCTACATCGTTGAGGCTAAGTCCGATGTAGCAGAAGCGAGACAGCTTCAGGACGCAGCCGAGGGCAAGAGCAAGTACTCTGTCGGTGTTTATGACAAGATTACTGCAGATAATTGGGAACACAAGGGCATGCTCCTGCCACTCTTGACTATGACGGAGAAGGGTGTCTATGCTATCTCTAATATGTCTACCCTCTCTATGGGAGCTTATGATCGCTACCGCCTGGATGCCAATAACAGAGTGCGCACAGACGCAGAACTAGTTGAATATGTTGAACACAGAGTGAGAAAAACAGCTGAATACCAGCGCGACCATTATGATTTCTGGTACAAGATTCTGAATCCGGAAAGCAAGGACAAGCTCTTCCGTTCAGTTCTGGTTTATGATGGATTCTCATTGGTTGACAAGAATGGTCAAAGATATTGGGCTCCAGCTAATGACAAAAAATCACAGGCTATGCAGGAATTTTTTGGACCAGCTGGCAAGTGGTATCCAAGCAAGGGCTATAATGCCTATGCTACGGGTAGTGTAACTCACTTTGATGCTGCTAAATTGTTGGAAGACTATGGAAACTCTGTCTACACCCATGAAATGACCCATAACTCTGACGGTGCAATTTACTTTGAAGGATATGGTCGTCGTGAGGGACTAGGTGCGGAACTCTATGCTCGCGGACTCTTGCAGTCTTCACCGAGCGCAGATGAACCAACTATTACGCTCAATACTCTCTTCAAGGTGGACAAAGATTCTAAGACACGTATGCATACCTATAATTTCAAGGAACGTGTTCAAAATGAAGCAGACCTACAACACTATGTCCATGGTATGTTTGACATGATCTACACCTTGGACTATCTAGAAGGTACTTCTATGTTGAAGCAGAGCGATGCTGCCAAGTTACAGTGGTTCAGGAAGATGGAGAATTACTATATTACAGATAAGTATGGTAAGGAGACTCACGCAGGTAACCAGACGCGAAGCTTTACTGCTGAGGAAATCAAGCAGCTGAAGACCTTTGATTCCCTGATTGAAAATGATGTGATTACTCGTCGGGAGAATAAGGAAAGTGGGAAATATGGTCGAAATGGCTACCTCAGTCTCAGCCTCTTCTCACCAATTTACTCAGCCTTGAGCAATCCAAATGGAGCGCCAGGTGACGTCATGTTCCGTCGCACAGCCTATGAATTACTGGCAGCCAAGGGCTACCATGAAGGATTTGTCCCTTATGTTTCTGGTCAGTACTCTCAGGAAGCCTTTGATGAAGGGAAGAAAACGTGGGACGGATGGTCTGGAAGAGATGTCGGTCTCGTGACAGACCAGAAAGTCTTGGAAAATGTATTTAAGGGTGAATACGACTCTTGGGCAGCCTTCAAGAAGGCCATGTACAAGGAGCGAATTGATCAGCTGACCAAGCTGAAGCCAATCACCATTGAGTACGAGCTTAAAAATCCAAACAGTACCAAGAAAGTAACCATTCGTTCTTATGCAGAGATGCAGCAGTTGATGGACGCAGCAGTAGCAGAGGATGTACGCAACATTACCAATGCTACTAGCCGTGTCGAAGCTAGCTGGGTCAACCTGCTCAAGAAGAAGATTTACAACGCTTATCTTCGTGAGACAGACGACTTCAGACAGTCCATCTTTGAAAAATAA